Proteins found in one Acidobacteriota bacterium genomic segment:
- a CDS encoding cytochrome c3 family protein, whose product MFAATVATAVTAGPPAPPITSQAPPPQPPGTPAASAPVPEAVAACLECHQDKSMAMTFADGSTMSLFVDPGHLTGSVHASQLTCTDCHAKYDADHPMGTSFASRRAYTVNSYELCKKCHFDTYTRTLESVHYDLLKAGVESAPICTDCHGAHDIANPHAKRAMVSRSCAACHADVSTMYASSVHGRALVEDDNQDVPACADCHTHHQVQQPGTTRFRLNSPETCIRCHGDEALMAKYGISTNVAKTYLADFHGVTASLSRNLPDDQQQIVVTCNACHGVHDIASPRLLGAEAMKATVQQACRTCHAEAAPTFPAAWLSHYPPSPRNAPLVWAVESFYRFFIPFAVIGLILNLSLHVYRMSAGR is encoded by the coding sequence GTGTTCGCCGCCACTGTCGCCACCGCTGTCACCGCCGGGCCGCCGGCCCCGCCGATCACCTCCCAAGCCCCACCGCCTCAACCTCCAGGGACCCCGGCCGCGTCGGCCCCGGTCCCTGAGGCGGTGGCGGCCTGCCTCGAATGCCACCAGGACAAGTCGATGGCCATGACGTTTGCCGACGGCTCGACCATGAGCCTGTTCGTGGACCCGGGTCACCTCACGGGTTCGGTGCACGCGTCCCAGCTCACCTGCACCGACTGCCACGCCAAGTACGACGCCGACCACCCCATGGGCACGTCGTTCGCGAGCCGTCGCGCCTACACCGTCAACTCGTACGAGCTCTGCAAGAAATGCCACTTCGACACCTACACGCGCACGCTGGAAAGCGTGCACTATGACCTGCTGAAAGCCGGCGTGGAGTCGGCGCCGATTTGCACCGACTGTCACGGCGCGCACGACATTGCCAACCCCCACGCGAAGCGGGCCATGGTCTCGCGCAGCTGCGCCGCCTGCCATGCCGACGTCAGCACCATGTACGCCAGCAGCGTGCACGGCCGCGCGCTGGTGGAAGACGACAACCAGGACGTGCCGGCGTGCGCGGATTGCCATACGCACCACCAGGTGCAGCAGCCGGGTACGACCCGATTCCGACTGAACTCTCCGGAGACGTGCATCCGCTGCCATGGCGACGAGGCGCTGATGGCCAAGTACGGCATCTCCACCAACGTGGCGAAGACGTATCTCGCCGACTTTCACGGCGTGACGGCCTCGTTGTCGAGAAACCTTCCCGATGACCAGCAGCAGATCGTCGTGACCTGCAACGCCTGCCACGGGGTGCATGACATTGCCTCGCCGCGGCTGCTTGGGGCGGAAGCGATGAAGGCCACCGTGCAACAGGCGTGCCGCACCTGCCATGCCGAGGCGGCGCCGACGTTCCCTGCCGCGTGGCTTTCGCACTACCCGCCCTCGCCCAGGAACGCGCCGTTGGTCTGGGCGGTGGAATCGTTCTACCGGTTCTTCATTCCGTTCGCCGTCATCGGCCTGATCCTGAATCTGTCGCTGCACGTGTACCGGATGTCGGCGGGCCGCTGA
- a CDS encoding multicopper oxidase family protein gives MTRRELLAAACGWSSLAAVGRAQHMGMTHPKPPTQPQSFTEPADITLRIGEVSLELKPGRTVKTLAYNGQVPGPLLRARRGRPVIVDVWNDTREMDIVHWHGLHIPSEVDGVYEQGTPGVPPKGRQRYRFTPDPAGTRWYHSHHMAGRDFKKGTYTGQFGMLVVETGDEPGAYDQEVPILLHEWEPRVTNASPADVTYRYHSINGKMLGGGEPIRVREGQRVLFRMVNASATLHHSLALPGHLFRVIALDGNAVPTPAIAPMVELGPGERVDAIVEMNRPGVWILGETRSAQREAGMGIAIEYAGQPGPPRWAPTATDGWSYLRFGAAAEVAEPDGRLTLVFKPKGDGHSWTINGQSHPRIDPIVVRANRRYRWLLDNQSADAHPIHLHRHTFELVKYAGQRVSGIWKDVVVVPAWQQVEIDVPTTQPGLSLFHCHHQFHMDMGFMTMMRYEP, from the coding sequence ATGACTCGTCGTGAACTGCTTGCCGCCGCGTGTGGCTGGTCGTCGCTGGCCGCAGTTGGGCGTGCCCAGCACATGGGGATGACGCACCCCAAGCCCCCCACGCAGCCGCAGTCGTTCACCGAACCAGCGGACATCACCCTCCGCATCGGCGAGGTGTCGCTCGAGCTCAAACCCGGGCGCACGGTGAAGACCCTGGCCTACAACGGCCAGGTGCCAGGCCCGCTCTTGCGCGCGCGCCGGGGACGGCCGGTGATCGTCGACGTCTGGAACGACACCCGCGAAATGGACATCGTCCATTGGCACGGCCTGCACATTCCCTCGGAGGTCGATGGCGTGTATGAACAGGGCACGCCGGGCGTCCCGCCAAAAGGCCGCCAGCGATACCGCTTTACGCCAGACCCTGCCGGCACCCGCTGGTACCACAGCCACCACATGGCCGGCCGTGACTTCAAGAAGGGCACCTACACCGGCCAGTTCGGCATGCTCGTGGTCGAAACCGGCGACGAGCCGGGCGCCTACGATCAGGAAGTCCCGATCCTGCTTCACGAATGGGAGCCGCGGGTGACCAACGCCAGCCCGGCCGACGTCACGTACCGCTACCACTCGATCAACGGCAAAATGCTCGGCGGCGGCGAACCGATCCGCGTCCGCGAGGGTCAACGGGTACTGTTCCGCATGGTCAATGCGAGCGCCACGCTGCATCACAGCCTGGCGCTGCCCGGGCACCTGTTTCGCGTAATCGCCCTCGATGGGAATGCCGTGCCGACGCCGGCGATCGCGCCGATGGTGGAGCTTGGCCCGGGCGAACGCGTCGATGCGATCGTCGAGATGAACCGGCCCGGCGTGTGGATCCTCGGCGAAACGAGATCCGCCCAGCGCGAGGCCGGGATGGGCATTGCCATCGAGTACGCCGGCCAGCCGGGTCCGCCGCGATGGGCGCCGACGGCGACCGACGGCTGGAGCTACCTGCGGTTCGGCGCGGCCGCCGAAGTGGCCGAACCAGACGGCCGGTTGACGCTGGTGTTCAAGCCCAAGGGCGACGGGCACAGCTGGACCATCAACGGCCAGTCACACCCCCGCATCGACCCGATCGTCGTCCGCGCCAACCGGCGGTATCGCTGGCTGCTCGACAACCAGAGCGCCGACGCGCACCCGATCCACCTGCATCGGCACACGTTCGAGCTGGTCAAGTACGCGGGTCAACGCGTCTCGGGCATCTGGAAGGACGTGGTGGTCGTGCCCGCCTGGCAACAAGTGGAGATTGACGTCCCGACCACCCAGCCCGGACTGTCCTTGTTTCACTGCCACCACCAGTTCCACATGGACATGGGCTTCATGACCATGATGCGGTACGAGCCGTGA
- a CDS encoding c-type cytochrome, with amino-acid sequence MFRFVFIALVALALSAGSAFAQAKIEQAPIKNVNASDAKGMFDSYCAVCHGKEGKGNGPAASALAKVPADLTRINARNGGKFPDVRVRRYIEGLDEVAAHGSRDMPMWGGLFNSLNRDTAQLRVAALADYIKGMQVP; translated from the coding sequence ATGTTCCGATTTGTCTTCATCGCACTCGTCGCTCTCGCGCTCTCGGCCGGCTCGGCGTTCGCCCAGGCGAAAATCGAGCAGGCGCCCATCAAGAACGTCAACGCGTCAGACGCCAAGGGCATGTTCGACAGCTACTGTGCGGTGTGCCACGGCAAAGAGGGCAAGGGCAATGGCCCGGCCGCGTCGGCCTTGGCCAAGGTTCCTGCCGACTTGACCCGGATCAACGCGCGCAACGGCGGCAAGTTCCCTGACGTCAGGGTCCGCCGTTACATCGAGGGTCTGGACGAAGTGGCCGCCCACGGTTCGCGCGACATGCCGATGTGGGGCGGCCTGTTCAACTCGTTGAATCGCGACACCGCCCAGCTGCGCGTGGCGGCGCTGGCGGACTACATCAAGGGGATGCAGGTACCCTAG
- a CDS encoding DUF4010 domain-containing protein: MNPGLDAIAGLVVAILGGAAVGVERQQSGHATGPDARLGGVRTFTLLGALAGIAGLLTAGGYPLAAGLLVAGALSLVVAGYVRASQHDIDATTEVAALVVLGAGVLGGLGELRFSAALTTLTVLLLAEKQGLHKFVDRLDDTMLLAAARVAVMSVVILPLLPAGPFGPAPGIRPRELWLLVLLFSGLSFAGFIAQRLAGAAGYPITGLLGGLVSSTSVTLTFARLSRAHRAQAAPLATGAVAASTILFLRVVVAVAVLNAALVQTLAWYLWAPFVAGLVALGLAWRQMDGPKAAPSDLRNPLQFRAALEMAALFQVVLYGVHYARSWMGESGLLAGGFLLGLTDVDALTLAMTRSVTTGTAADLACRAILMGVIANCLMKAGIAMVIGERRFAWQTAGSLLAMAAAGAAMLAL; this comes from the coding sequence GTGAATCCCGGCCTGGACGCCATTGCCGGCCTCGTCGTCGCCATCCTCGGCGGTGCTGCCGTAGGTGTCGAGCGCCAGCAATCGGGACATGCGACCGGTCCCGATGCGCGGCTGGGCGGCGTGCGCACGTTCACCCTGCTCGGTGCGCTCGCCGGCATTGCCGGCCTGCTCACCGCCGGCGGGTATCCGCTGGCCGCCGGGCTGCTGGTGGCCGGCGCGCTCAGCCTGGTCGTGGCCGGCTATGTGCGCGCCAGCCAGCACGACATCGATGCGACCACGGAGGTGGCCGCGCTCGTAGTACTCGGCGCCGGCGTGCTCGGCGGGCTCGGCGAGTTGCGCTTTTCAGCGGCGCTCACGACCCTCACCGTGCTGCTGCTCGCGGAGAAGCAAGGTCTGCACAAGTTCGTCGACCGCCTCGACGACACCATGCTGCTCGCGGCTGCCCGCGTCGCCGTCATGTCGGTCGTGATCCTGCCCCTGTTGCCCGCGGGGCCGTTCGGTCCGGCGCCCGGCATCCGTCCGCGCGAGCTGTGGCTCCTCGTGCTGCTGTTCTCCGGTCTCAGTTTCGCCGGGTTCATTGCCCAGCGTCTCGCGGGCGCCGCGGGCTATCCGATCACGGGCTTGCTTGGCGGGTTGGTGTCATCGACCAGCGTGACGCTGACGTTCGCGCGCCTGAGCCGCGCCCATCGCGCCCAGGCGGCGCCGCTGGCGACTGGCGCGGTTGCCGCCAGCACCATCCTGTTCCTGCGCGTGGTGGTCGCAGTGGCGGTCCTCAATGCGGCGTTGGTGCAAACGCTGGCGTGGTACCTGTGGGCGCCGTTTGTCGCCGGCCTCGTCGCGCTGGGACTGGCCTGGCGGCAGATGGATGGTCCGAAGGCGGCGCCATCGGACTTGCGTAACCCGCTCCAGTTCCGCGCGGCGCTGGAAATGGCGGCGCTCTTCCAGGTGGTGTTGTACGGCGTGCACTATGCGCGCTCGTGGATGGGGGAGAGCGGCCTGCTGGCCGGCGGCTTCCTGCTGGGCCTGACCGACGTCGATGCGCTGACGCTCGCCATGACCCGGAGCGTCACGACCGGCACCGCGGCGGACCTCGCCTGCCGCGCGATCCTCATGGGCGTGATCGCCAACTGCCTGATGAAAGCCGGTATCGCGATGGTGATCGGCGAGCGCCGGTTTGCGTGGCAGACGGCGGGGTCGCTGCTGGCGATGGCGGCCGCCGGCGCCGCGATGCTGGCCCTCTAG